The genomic segment ACAGTGATCTATCGACCATCGGCGCCCTCACGCAGAACCCGGCAGCTTCAGTCCTGTAAAGTCCTCCAAAGCCTTCACCACCGCTTCCTGCAAGCCTACGTCTTCGGTAGCAGGCAACGGCTCGCCCTTTTGCTTCTTCGGATCAAAGTACCGACCCGTCTCTCCACTCACATCGTAttcgccctcggccagcatGACATACGTCTCCAGCCCGTCTTCCATCTTGTCAGGCGCCTCGAACTTTGTGAGCTTGGTGGGCACGTAGCCCGGGTGCATCGCCACCACCGACGTGCCCTTGCCCTGCATCCTCTTCGCGGCCGCATTCACGAGGCACATGACGTGGAACTTGGAGTTGCAGTACGCTTCGAAGTCGTTCCACTCCTTCTCGCCCCTCCCGAGCCAGAAGATGTCCTTGACCTCCGGCTTGGCCTCGCGATGCAGCACCGACGCCACGAATACGATCCGTTTCGGCGGGGTCAACAGGCAGGTGAAGATGTAGGGCGACACCAAGTTGACAAAGATCTGGGCGGGCACGCCCGACTCGGTCTCGCGGAAGGGCCCGTACAGCAagccggcgttgaggacgacggcgtcgaactGCCCGACTGCgttggcctgctcggcgagggaGCGAGTCTCGGACGTGCTGGTGAGGTCGGCGACGAAAacgcccgcggcgccggggacgagcttcttggcctcttcGGCGCGGGCTGCGTTGCGCGCGTGCAGATAGACGGTGTGGTTGCGCTCGACGAGTtgacgggcggcgccgaggccgaagccgtcgGTGGATCCGGTGATGAGGATGCGGCCCATCTTTCACTCGGGTGACTTGCGATGGTTTGCAGGGGGTGGGATTGATGTTGTGTTGGGATGGAGTGATTTTGATGACCAGGAGCTTAAGAGAAGTGAGCGAGGGTTTTGTAGAGACCGATGGTATGTGGAAGACAGTGAGTGAGATGTGTGAGGTCCTCACGACTTCAGGGAGTGGAGTTGGGAAATTGGGAAATTCAATCGCGGCGGAAGCAAGAAAAATCCTTGATGGTAAAGTGGATCTGTTCCGTAGCAACGATTACAAGAGGCATTTTGCGCATCATCGGCTTGGATCGGAGTAAGAAGTGAGAGAGGTCGGACGGTGAGCCGACCCGGCCGAGTTGATATTGTACCATGTACTAATTAGCCCGGGGTATTCTCAAAGTATACCGTCTCCTAGATGTATCCGTAGTGTAGCCCGTGACACTTGGATTTCTACGGATACTGTCAGGCTGATTTCCGTCACCGGCTTGTACCTACATTACAGATGCCCGGGACCGCTGACAAAGCTCTGCGAAATCCTAACAGTGGGCTCATGATGGGGTCGCCCGTTCCGTACTGTTTACTTCAAGCTaaggaagggaagaagggaagcTCAAGTCTGCGTGGATATTATCATATTATGCAGCCAAGGGTGGCTTGGCTTCTTTTTTCTTGGTTCTTCATAGCCTTGCTGTTCCATCTCGGCAGGCAACGTGAAGTGAGGGGTTTCCAATGGGGCACCTTGTGGGAACCGGCGGGGTTAGGCTGACAGCCCCGCTGAACCCCGCTGAACTCCGGATGGCCCGGGCAGAGTCCCGGCGTCGCTTTCGGGCACCGGCCCCGGCCCGTGACTCGCGGCGCCACATCGCAAAGCTAATAATTCAGCGCTAACAGTTGGATGCAAGTAGGGCTACAACCAACCGCATCATCACTGGTACAGCACCGCTGAGCCCCGCTGAGCTCCGGGTAGCCTGGGCACAGCCCCGGGACGCAAGCACCGGGATCGCATTCGGGCACCGGCGGGGTCAGGCTGACAGCATTACGTTTAAAATGCTTCTCCAAGCTCCACGGCACGGCCCATCGTTCGGCTGTACCCTTTCATCCGCACTTATGCTAACCGAGCTTTGGCATATCTTGTCAGCCCTGCCCGCACCCCTGAGTCGGATCGTGACTCGTTACGATTAAAATGCTTTCCCCAGCTCCACGGCACGGCCCATCGTTCGGCTGTACCCTTTCATCCGCACTTATGCCAACCGAGCTTTGGCATCCCGCACCCCTGAGTCGGATCGTCTGGGCACCAAGTAGTGGGCCGGAGGATTTTCCCAAACCACTTGGGAGGGTACCTATTGTTACGTCCTGTGGCCTGTCTATTTCCGGTTCAAATATGCTACCTACGCGCACAGTACTCAGTACTCGTTGCGCATGAATCGTGGGTGGGTATCCCGAGTAATGAGACTGCAGTGAGCAGTGGATTTTGGGTGGATGCATTGCGTGCAAGACCCTCGTCTGGCAACACATGGGCAAAAGCAGGGAAAGGGTTGGCTGGAACGACATCTCCTGCTTGGCAGAGCTGTTCAGTGAACGTGTGTGACTGTGTCGGGCCGGTCTCTGTCAAGGCGACATGAACAGTCTCCGTTTTACAAGGTGCAACTTCTAATAAGGCTGCCTTCAGGAGTCTTGTTGGATTTGGCATGGTACTGTGCAGACCAAGAAATGTCTCGGATAACTGCGTGAGGCATTTGACGCGCCCAGGTTCTCATGTACCTACCTCGTCGTTTTTAAGAGTCTTGTAGTGAAATAAGTAAAACGAAGAAGACCTGTCAGTGTAAAAGTTCACACGCTtgttcatcatcgtcaacgccAACATTCATCATGTCCCACCAAGGCATCTTCCGCTACCTGCCTCCCAACGCAAAGCCTGCCTCGGCCAAAGAAGCCTACCTCCTGCCCTCTCTTTCCGAGTTCAGCTCCATCGTCACGCTTCCACTCACAGACCTCAAGCCTACGCTCGACCTGGGCGATGCCTCGCCTTATAAGCTCTCGGTGCATGGGTTTACCGCTCGTCGGCACCACTCGGCTTTGCACGCTGAGCCATTCGGCCATGCGAGCTGGAAAGATGAAAGGGCACTCAGGGACGTCCATTTtcccgaggtcgaggagtTTGTGAAGAAATTGACGGGCTGCAAGACAGCGGTGGTGAGTGCGGCGGTTGTGCGGACGCAGCCGTACAGTGAGGGCACCGGCGATTCCAGCTCTTCAGCAGAAGACGGCGggaaaggagaaggggaacgggaggaggaggaggagggagaagaggacaGCAGCGGTACTACTCCCAAGTTCCCTcccatcgtcggcctcgccaagTCCAACACCGTCTCCCCCGCCCCCAAAGTCCACCTCGACCTCACGCCCAAGGGCGCAAGACTGCACATCCGCAAGTACGCCCACCAAGTCACTTCGGCGGCAGAGCACGTCATCACGGCGGAAAACGCTCTACTTTCCTCCGGGGTCCGGTTGGAAGATCTCAAGGACCACtaccacgaggccggcgtcccgCGCTTTGCGCTGTTTTCCATCTGGCGCCCGATCAAGACGGTCAAGCGGGATCCGCTGGCCCTCGCACCAGCCAACAAGTTTCCAGAGGAAGATTACGTGGTTTCTGCCCAACTGGAGCCGCTTGACCGGACCATCCCAGCTCACCTGTCGCGCGTCATTGGTCCCCAAAGTCCCGACTCTGCCTCCAACTCCGCCTCTACTCTCGCTCCTTCTTCATCCGAGGAGACCACGTATGATACCGAGGGGTATTTGGCCTACGCACCAAAGATTGGAGAGGAGGGTGGAGCGCATGACTGGCATTTCATTGCAGACCAGGAACCGAGT from the Colletotrichum destructivum chromosome 10, complete sequence genome contains:
- a CDS encoding Putative short-chain dehydrogenase/reductase SDR, NAD(P)-binding domain superfamily, which codes for MGRILITGSTDGFGLGAARQLVERNHTVYLHARNAARAEEAKKLVPGAAGVFVADLTSTSETRSLAEQANAVGQFDAVVLNAGLLYGPFRETESGVPAQIFVNLVSPYIFTCLLTPPKRIVFVASVLHREAKPEVKDIFWLGRGEKEWNDFEAYCNSKFHVMCLVNAAAKRMQGKGTSVVAMHPGYVPTKLTKFEAPDKMEDGLETYVMLAEGEYDVSGETGRYFDPKKQKGEPLPATEDVGLQEAVVKALEDFTGLKLPGSA
- a CDS encoding Putative hydroxylase/desaturase AsaB; its protein translation is MSHQGIFRYLPPNAKPASAKEAYLLPSLSEFSSIVTLPLTDLKPTLDLGDASPYKLSVHGFTARRHHSALHAEPFGHASWKDERALRDVHFPEVEEFVKKLTGCKTAVVSAAVVRTQPYSEGTGDSSSSAEDGGKGEGEREEEEEGEEDSSGTTPKFPPIVGLAKSNTVSPAPKVHLDLTPKGARLHIRKYAHQVTSAAEHVITAENALLSSGVRLEDLKDHYHEAGVPRFALFSIWRPIKTVKRDPLALAPANKFPEEDYVVSAQLEPLDRTIPAHLSRVIGPQSPDSASNSASTLAPSSSEETTYDTEGYLAYAPKIGEEGGAHDWHFIADQEPSEVLVIQLFDNEMEANARAPRKDGGKGGLGVGGTVHSAFELVGQDGAEEARESIEVRVAAFW